The following DNA comes from Arcobacter cloacae.
CAAATGAAGCAATTTTTGGTTCTACTAATCCTTCTTGAAGTTTATATCCAATATTTTTTTCTATCTCTTCAACAAATTTTTCAATTCCCCAATCATTTAAAAGGTGTCTTACTCTTGCTTTATTTCTATTATCTCTGTTTCCATTATCTCTAAAAATTTCAGCACAAGCAACAGCAACTGCTCTTACTTGTTCTGGTTTTACATATCTGTTTGCCCGTGTAGCTATTTGTTTTGATTTTGATAAACCTCCACCAATAGTTAAATCAAATAAAACTTCACCATTTTCAGCTTTAAAAGCAGTAAATGCAACATCTTGGATTTCATGAGCTGCACAATGGCATTTACATCCAGAAATTCCTATTTTATATTTTCTTGGGAAATTACAATAACTATCTTCATTTTTATCAAAATAAGTATCAACTTCTTTTACTAAATCTCTTACATCATAAATTTCATCTTCATCAACTCCACTAACAGGACATGTCATAATAGGTCTTGGTCCATCACCTGATGCCATTCTTGAAGTAAGACCAACTGATTGTAATAATCTAAAAATTTCTGGCATATCTTTTATTTGAATATAGTGAAATTGAACATTTTGTCTAGTTGTAAAATCTACTAAACCTTGAGCAAAATCTGTTCCAATTTTTGCCATAACTTCTAGTTGCTCTAAATTCATTTTAGTATCAACAAGCTTTATTCTTTTCATAAAATATTTTTTATCTTCTAATCCATCACTATTTACATGAGGATACATTCCGTACCATTTTAATAAACCAATATATTCAGGTGATAAAGGAATTCCTTCATTCGCTTCTTTATATATATCATCGATAACTCTTAAAGGATTTCTTGAAGCTTTTAATTGTTCCAATGCTGATAATTCTTTTGCCATTTTTCACTCCTATTATAAAAGACATAATAATATCTTTTATCTTATATTTGCAAAATTATATCCTATAAACATAAAAAATTAATTAAATTAATCTTGATTAATTTACTATACTATATTATTATATAAAAATATCTATTTTATTAAAGATTTTTTTCCTCTTATAAAATTAAAACTTTTTTTAATTTATGATTATTTTCTTTTTAAAAAGCCTTAAAATAGGCTTTTTTAGCACATATAATATTTTTAAGATTTTTTTTAGGATATTTCTTTTTTTTATGGTTTATAATTACAATATAGAATAAGAATTAAATCATAAATGGTTTAATAATCTTAAATAAGCTCTTATTCTATCTAAATTTTGCAGGAGAATAAATTGGGTGTTTCATTTATAAATGAGCCTAAAAATTTTGTTCCTTTTTTAGACCTTTTAAAACAATTAATTAGAGTTCCATCAGTAACAGGTGCTGAACACTCTTTTTTATTATATTTAAAAAGAGAATTAGAAGAGATAGGAATAAAAACACAATATTATGATGGTTTATTAGTTGCGCAAGGGAAA
Coding sequences within:
- a CDS encoding nitrite/sulfite reductase — translated: MAKELSALEQLKASRNPLRVIDDIYKEANEGIPLSPEYIGLLKWYGMYPHVNSDGLEDKKYFMKRIKLVDTKMNLEQLEVMAKIGTDFAQGLVDFTTRQNVQFHYIQIKDMPEIFRLLQSVGLTSRMASGDGPRPIMTCPVSGVDEDEIYDVRDLVKEVDTYFDKNEDSYCNFPRKYKIGISGCKCHCAAHEIQDVAFTAFKAENGEVLFDLTIGGGLSKSKQIATRANRYVKPEQVRAVAVACAEIFRDNGNRDNRNKARVRHLLNDWGIEKFVEEIEKNIGYKLQEGLVEPKIASFENRNHFGINKAKQKGESYVGFATNSGRVPGSDFQAMYDICKKYNAGGIALTATQNFVVYGVKDEVVQALADEFVALGYPYNPTPFRARLQSCTGKEFCKFGITETKEFAKKIVTQLEEKFPEFKDDVTISFSGCGNGCSQPQISDIGFVGAMIRHEGERVEGYEVLLGGNLEGTSKSRIARKVGVKVPANGVVSYVEKLINDYRTDNLGQKRFKDYLAALETTEDEVE